The following are encoded in a window of Armatimonas rosea genomic DNA:
- a CDS encoding STAS domain-containing protein, with translation MQRLQDMNDFVLCNAETGESRPVFSTPRRGRPTAHVPDHLLCVTQSWTSDGCLILTANGRLDLNTVLSFRDSVFTGLGERPSKLILDLRPLQVVEAAGIATLVTLSRVAQLVGIPYEIRSSRELESLFIETGLDRLMKAAPPTSAEIAQKLLLS, from the coding sequence TTGCAGCGTCTTCAAGACATGAACGACTTTGTGCTTTGCAATGCAGAGACCGGGGAGTCCCGTCCTGTCTTTTCGACACCCCGGCGTGGGCGGCCCACGGCGCATGTCCCCGATCACCTACTCTGTGTGACCCAGAGCTGGACCAGTGATGGTTGCCTCATACTGACCGCCAACGGGCGTCTTGATCTCAATACCGTGCTCTCTTTTCGGGACAGTGTCTTCACCGGGCTGGGCGAGCGACCGAGCAAGCTGATTCTCGATCTGCGCCCGCTCCAAGTCGTGGAGGCGGCGGGGATCGCGACCCTGGTGACCCTCTCGCGGGTGGCGCAGCTGGTGGGGATTCCCTACGAGATTCGCTCGTCGCGCGAGCTGGAGTCGCTCTTTATCGAGACCGGGCTGGATCGCCTGATGAAGGCAGCGCCCCCCACCTCAGCAGAGATCGCCCAGAAGCTCCTGCTGTCGTAG
- a CDS encoding DUF1800 domain-containing protein, whose translation MKTLPLLLAVSLSLAAPALSADKALTEEQRIVHVLNRLGFGPRPGDLERVKAQGLSAYIQQQLHPETLPDTTVEAKAATFDGLAIPPRTLDRLEAQSRQKGKALRKQLQRKATEAGQESSKKALRQQLTEKQRQELEQAAQAKKQVAEATQQVVANKFLRAIESEKQLQEVLVDFWSNHFNIDASKVRTAKIADEQRVIRPHVLGKFSELLNASAHSAAMMLYLDNDQSTAATPAKGKAKTKKKPGGLNENYAREVMELHTLGVDGGYTQKDVTELARCLTGWGVEKGKYSSVFAYHDNLHDKKPKEVLGLRLPAGGGQEDGQAVLDLLARHPSTMRHISTQLCQRFVADNPPASLVEKCVATWKRTDGDIREILTTIFTSPEFNSASAFKSKVKSPFEYVVSAARALGASYEVGPKPQESFGKKTPTGKETLTSGQVALLGQPLFRYAFPTGYPEESSKWVSSGALIGRINFALRLTEGKLDDLKVPSLAPLSPEKPQTLALRLLGQPLSPATAATLQKQGVTGTKAVALLLGSPEFQRR comes from the coding sequence ATGAAGACTCTCCCTCTCTTGCTAGCGGTGTCGCTGAGCTTGGCGGCCCCCGCGCTCAGTGCGGACAAGGCTCTCACAGAAGAGCAGCGCATTGTCCACGTGCTCAACCGGCTTGGGTTTGGGCCCCGCCCCGGCGATCTTGAGCGGGTCAAGGCCCAGGGCCTCTCTGCCTATATCCAGCAGCAGCTCCATCCCGAGACCCTCCCCGATACCACGGTTGAGGCGAAAGCGGCGACCTTCGATGGCCTCGCGATCCCGCCCCGCACGCTGGATCGGCTGGAGGCACAGTCGCGCCAGAAGGGCAAGGCGCTCCGAAAGCAGCTCCAGCGCAAGGCTACCGAGGCGGGCCAGGAGTCCAGCAAGAAGGCCCTGCGCCAGCAGCTCACCGAGAAGCAGCGCCAGGAGCTGGAGCAGGCCGCGCAGGCCAAGAAGCAGGTGGCAGAGGCGACCCAGCAGGTCGTCGCCAATAAGTTTCTCCGTGCGATCGAGAGCGAGAAACAGCTCCAGGAAGTGCTCGTGGATTTCTGGAGCAACCACTTCAATATCGATGCCTCGAAGGTCCGAACCGCCAAGATCGCCGATGAGCAGCGGGTAATTCGCCCCCATGTGCTGGGCAAGTTCAGTGAGCTCTTGAACGCATCCGCGCACTCCGCGGCGATGATGCTCTATCTCGACAACGACCAGTCCACCGCCGCCACACCTGCCAAGGGGAAGGCCAAGACCAAGAAGAAGCCCGGTGGCCTGAACGAGAACTACGCGCGTGAGGTGATGGAGCTGCACACGCTCGGGGTGGACGGCGGCTATACCCAGAAAGATGTCACCGAGCTCGCCCGCTGCCTCACCGGCTGGGGCGTGGAGAAGGGCAAGTACAGCTCGGTCTTTGCCTACCACGACAACCTCCACGATAAAAAGCCTAAAGAAGTCCTTGGGCTGAGGCTACCGGCGGGCGGGGGGCAAGAAGACGGCCAAGCGGTGCTGGACCTGCTCGCCCGCCACCCCAGCACGATGCGCCATATCTCGACCCAGCTCTGCCAGCGCTTTGTTGCAGATAACCCGCCGGCGAGCCTGGTGGAGAAGTGTGTCGCGACCTGGAAGAGAACCGACGGGGATATCCGTGAGATCCTGACGACGATCTTCACGAGCCCTGAGTTCAACAGCGCGTCTGCGTTCAAGAGCAAGGTGAAGTCGCCCTTTGAGTATGTGGTCTCCGCCGCACGCGCCCTCGGGGCGAGCTACGAGGTGGGGCCCAAGCCGCAAGAGAGCTTTGGCAAGAAGACACCCACGGGGAAAGAGACCCTGACAAGCGGTCAAGTGGCGCTCCTGGGGCAGCCGCTGTTTCGCTACGCCTTCCCGACCGGCTACCCCGAGGAGTCGAGCAAGTGGGTCTCCAGCGGGGCGCTGATCGGGCGCATCAACTTCGCGCTACGCCTCACCGAGGGCAAGCTCGACGACCTCAAGGTGCCGTCGCTAGCCCCACTCTCCCCGGAGAAGCCCCAGACACTGGCACTGCGGCTCCTGGGGCAGCCACTCTCACCCGCCACGGCCGCGACCCTGCAAAAACAAGGCGTTACGGGCACCAAGGCGGTCGCGCTCCTCCTCGGCTCGCCCGAGTTCCAGCGCCGCTAG
- a CDS encoding DUF1800 domain-containing protein: MIITTTLLALALGAAAPAPPADKALTEEQRIVHVLNRLGFGPRPGDIERVKAIGLKNYINQQLHPETLKDQAVAAKTAGYEALKLTGLEIAELERGVQMNNARLLQLQNQLAQRGATGASQAIQNGVAAAQTGTPPPPQQQAQGIMEVMRNATPEERKQLEEGRMARQRVNDAGSQLVMNKLVRAVESEKQLQEVLVDFWSNHFNIDATKVRAAKVTDEEQAIRPHVLGKFSELLKASAHSAAMMLYLDNAQSVAAQPEQPQGRFGAQRQFSFDQVKQGALNGIPMANQLMARVREIAKNQNLSEEEAYKRLTSQGLPNRSALAQRQRAGLNENYAREVMELHTLGVDGGYTQKDVTELARCLTGWGVRGGRYGGEFEFHANLHDKNPKEVLGITFPAGGGQEEGEKMLDVLANHPATIKNISTKLCRRFVSDTPPASLVNKCVATWKKTDGDIREILTTIFASPEFNSASAFKSKVKSPFEYVVSAARALGATVETAPPAAPGPFGGMRPAVGINIFAPNGAGQTNQRLLAGQVGLLGQPLFNYAFPTGYPEESSKWVSSGALIGRINFALALVNGRISDADLSKALPFSETPNKPTPAMIELLGEQLTGTPLSAATRKTLQKQTEGDEFSAKRLAALILGSPEFQRR, encoded by the coding sequence ATGATCATCACCACCACACTCCTTGCACTGGCGCTGGGCGCGGCGGCCCCGGCACCCCCTGCGGACAAGGCTCTCACGGAGGAGCAGCGCATTGTCCATGTACTCAACCGGCTTGGGTTTGGGCCCCGCCCGGGTGATATCGAGCGGGTCAAGGCAATCGGGCTAAAGAACTACATCAACCAGCAGCTCCACCCCGAGACCCTCAAGGACCAAGCGGTCGCTGCCAAGACCGCGGGCTACGAGGCACTGAAGCTCACGGGCCTTGAGATCGCCGAGCTGGAGCGCGGGGTGCAGATGAACAATGCGCGCCTGCTTCAGCTCCAGAACCAGCTCGCCCAGCGCGGTGCCACGGGGGCATCCCAGGCCATCCAGAACGGAGTCGCCGCGGCCCAGACCGGCACCCCGCCGCCGCCACAACAGCAAGCCCAGGGCATCATGGAGGTCATGCGCAACGCCACCCCCGAGGAGCGCAAGCAGCTGGAAGAGGGGCGCATGGCGCGCCAGAGAGTCAACGACGCCGGCTCGCAGCTGGTGATGAACAAGCTTGTGCGTGCCGTGGAGAGCGAGAAACAGCTCCAGGAAGTGCTCGTGGACTTCTGGAGCAACCACTTCAATATCGATGCCACCAAGGTGCGCGCCGCCAAGGTCACCGACGAAGAGCAGGCGATTCGGCCCCATGTGCTGGGCAAGTTCAGCGAGCTCCTGAAGGCGAGCGCCCACTCGGCGGCGATGATGCTCTACCTGGACAACGCCCAGTCGGTCGCGGCCCAGCCTGAGCAACCACAGGGGCGCTTTGGGGCGCAGCGGCAGTTCTCCTTCGACCAGGTCAAGCAGGGGGCTCTGAATGGGATTCCCATGGCGAACCAGCTGATGGCGCGTGTGCGGGAGATTGCCAAGAATCAAAACCTCTCCGAGGAAGAGGCCTACAAGCGCCTCACGTCGCAGGGACTGCCCAACCGCTCCGCGCTGGCCCAGCGCCAGCGAGCGGGCCTGAACGAGAACTACGCGCGTGAGGTGATGGAGCTGCACACGCTCGGGGTGGACGGCGGCTACACGCAGAAAGATGTCACCGAGCTCGCCCGCTGCCTCACCGGCTGGGGGGTCCGCGGTGGGCGCTACGGCGGCGAGTTTGAGTTCCACGCCAACCTCCATGATAAGAACCCCAAAGAGGTGCTGGGTATCACATTCCCCGCCGGCGGGGGCCAGGAGGAGGGCGAGAAGATGCTCGATGTGCTCGCCAACCACCCCGCGACCATCAAGAATATCTCCACGAAGCTCTGCCGCCGCTTTGTCTCGGACACGCCGCCGGCGAGCTTGGTGAATAAGTGCGTCGCGACCTGGAAGAAGACCGACGGCGATATCCGTGAGATCCTGACGACGATCTTCGCGAGCCCTGAGTTCAACAGCGCGTCTGCGTTTAAGAGCAAGGTGAAGTCCCCCTTTGAGTATGTGGTCTCCGCCGCGCGCGCCCTCGGGGCCACGGTCGAGACCGCGCCACCCGCCGCGCCGGGGCCGTTTGGCGGAATGCGCCCTGCGGTGGGGATCAATATCTTCGCCCCCAACGGGGCCGGTCAGACCAACCAGCGCCTGCTCGCCGGGCAGGTGGGGCTCCTGGGCCAGCCGCTCTTCAACTACGCCTTCCCGACCGGCTACCCCGAGGAGTCGAGCAAGTGGGTCTCCAGCGGCGCGCTGATCGGGCGCATCAACTTCGCGCTCGCTCTGGTCAATGGCCGCATCAGCGATGCCGACCTGAGCAAGGCACTGCCCTTCTCGGAGACCCCCAACAAGCCCACCCCGGCCATGATCGAGCTGCTCGGGGAGCAGCTCACGGGGACGCCGCTCTCTGCCGCAACCCGCAAGACCCTGCAAAAACAGACCGAGGGCGATGAGTTCTCGGCCAAGCGCCTCGCGGCACTGATCCTGGGCTCGCCCGAGTTCCAGAGGAGATAA
- a CDS encoding DUF1501 domain-containing protein, whose translation MNVSRRLFLKNGGVALASVGLVPALGPSFLQRAALAQTAGKKKKTLVCVFMRGAADGLSVVVPHGEAELYRARPNIAIPRNQVIDLDGFFGLHPALEPLAKIYKDGHLAAVHACGSPSSTRSHFDAMDYMESGTPGSKAVQDGWLARAALLCPEDRAKAKSGKSPFRAVALGGGLPTALKGDAGALAIPDLRTFGINDPAASRRPGRRTDTNDTMMAGAFAAGSTAGGFEALYDQAVGDVLHGTGKESFEALKMLQGINPARYTPASGANYPTGKLGESLKQIAQLIKADVGVEVAFADIGGWDTHANQIQNGAPAQGNLANKLREVGQALAALYTDLGDKMDDVVVLTMSEFGRTVKQNGTGGTDHGHATCFFALGGGIKGGKVYGDWPGLAPEKLYENRDLALTTDFRAVFGEVAMKHLGVPRLEKLFPGYDGGTKSFRGLL comes from the coding sequence ATGAACGTATCACGACGATTGTTTCTGAAAAATGGTGGCGTGGCGCTGGCCTCCGTGGGGCTCGTCCCGGCGCTGGGGCCGTCGTTCTTGCAGCGTGCCGCGCTGGCGCAGACCGCGGGCAAGAAAAAGAAGACCCTGGTCTGTGTCTTCATGCGCGGTGCCGCCGATGGGCTCTCGGTGGTGGTGCCGCACGGGGAGGCAGAGCTCTACCGCGCCCGGCCCAATATCGCCATCCCGCGCAACCAGGTGATCGACCTCGACGGCTTCTTTGGCCTGCACCCGGCGCTGGAGCCGCTGGCCAAGATCTACAAAGACGGCCACCTCGCCGCGGTGCATGCCTGCGGCTCGCCTAGTAGCACGCGCTCGCACTTCGATGCCATGGACTACATGGAGAGTGGAACCCCTGGCAGCAAGGCGGTCCAAGACGGCTGGCTGGCCCGCGCGGCGCTACTCTGCCCCGAGGACCGCGCCAAGGCAAAATCAGGCAAGTCGCCGTTTCGTGCCGTGGCGCTCGGGGGCGGCCTGCCCACCGCGCTCAAGGGTGATGCCGGCGCTCTCGCCATCCCCGACCTGCGCACCTTTGGGATCAACGACCCCGCCGCCAGCCGCCGCCCGGGGCGCCGCACCGATACCAACGACACCATGATGGCGGGCGCGTTTGCCGCCGGGAGCACCGCCGGCGGCTTCGAGGCGCTCTACGACCAGGCGGTTGGCGATGTCCTTCATGGCACGGGCAAGGAGAGCTTCGAGGCGCTGAAGATGCTCCAGGGAATCAACCCGGCCCGCTACACGCCGGCCAGCGGTGCCAACTACCCGACCGGCAAGCTCGGGGAGTCGCTCAAGCAGATCGCGCAGCTCATCAAGGCCGATGTGGGAGTCGAGGTCGCCTTCGCCGATATCGGGGGCTGGGACACGCACGCCAACCAGATCCAGAACGGCGCTCCCGCGCAGGGAAACCTGGCCAACAAGCTCCGGGAGGTCGGCCAAGCGCTCGCCGCGCTCTACACCGACTTGGGCGACAAGATGGACGATGTGGTGGTGCTGACGATGAGCGAGTTCGGGCGCACGGTCAAGCAAAACGGCACGGGCGGCACCGACCACGGCCACGCGACCTGCTTCTTCGCCCTTGGAGGAGGCATCAAGGGCGGCAAGGTCTACGGCGACTGGCCCGGCCTCGCCCCCGAGAAGCTCTACGAAAACCGCGACCTGGCGCTCACCACGGACTTCCGCGCGGTCTTTGGCGAGGTCGCTATGAAGCACCTAGGCGTTCCCAGACTAGAGAAGCTCTTCCCCGGCTACGACGGCGGCACCAAGTCCTTCCGCGGCCTCCTGTAG
- a CDS encoding TolB family protein — protein MALLNRRHFLVGSASTLLGLGAGCGSGGSGSEPPSLAGYVLFNEPYGEGATASARIIAARPDGSDRKVVLDQHRLLSVSPDGALLEVQEATGTRNRLLFNTAGERQALLPALAESPTLNALPSAWSPDGQQLLYFSQILFPVPPPFQLTVLNRKGEVVRSVAKTNSWRYGWIGPTTVAWLDLTGTFRLDLNAGGTQLLSDNNAIQALSPDGNYLLAVEPAGASFQVVRQSVATNAKVPLLSGLNGATEARYSRDGRFILVTAVQSSGYVAVRIAASTLAVEATIALPTTGTLLAAPSVVWSPDFQSIAYHWTNVSDTPPSEHLELRGAVGTYSFARNNEPIAWL, from the coding sequence ATGGCCTTACTCAATCGTCGGCACTTTCTGGTTGGCAGCGCCAGCACGCTGCTGGGTCTCGGGGCGGGGTGTGGTTCGGGCGGGTCCGGGAGCGAGCCACCATCGCTGGCAGGCTACGTGCTCTTCAACGAGCCCTACGGCGAGGGTGCCACCGCCTCGGCGCGGATCATCGCCGCGCGCCCCGATGGCAGCGACCGCAAGGTGGTCCTCGACCAGCACCGCCTGCTCTCGGTCTCGCCCGACGGTGCCCTCCTGGAGGTGCAAGAGGCGACGGGGACCCGCAATCGTCTGCTCTTCAACACCGCCGGGGAGCGTCAGGCGCTCCTGCCCGCCCTCGCCGAGTCCCCGACCCTCAATGCCCTCCCCAGTGCCTGGTCGCCCGATGGCCAGCAGCTGCTCTACTTCAGCCAGATCCTCTTCCCGGTTCCCCCGCCGTTCCAGCTCACGGTGCTCAACCGCAAGGGGGAGGTGGTGCGCTCGGTCGCCAAGACAAACAGCTGGCGCTACGGCTGGATCGGCCCCACGACAGTCGCGTGGCTGGACCTGACAGGCACGTTCCGGCTGGACCTAAACGCGGGCGGCACGCAGCTCCTGAGCGACAACAACGCCATCCAGGCGCTCTCCCCCGACGGCAACTACCTGCTGGCGGTCGAGCCGGCGGGGGCCTCGTTCCAGGTGGTCCGGCAGAGTGTCGCCACCAACGCCAAGGTCCCCCTCCTCTCTGGCCTCAACGGTGCCACGGAGGCGCGGTACTCCCGCGACGGTCGCTTCATTCTGGTGACCGCGGTCCAGAGCTCCGGCTATGTCGCGGTCCGTATCGCCGCCAGCACGCTCGCCGTCGAGGCGACAATCGCTCTGCCCACCACGGGGACGCTCCTCGCGGCCCCGAGCGTGGTCTGGTCGCCGGACTTCCAGAGTATCGCCTACCACTGGACCAATGTCAGCGACACCCCGCCGTCGGAGCACCTGGAGCTACGGGGGGCGGTGGGCACCTACTCCTTCGCCCGCAACAACGAGCCTATCGCCTGGCTCTAG
- a CDS encoding aldo/keto reductase, with protein sequence MEYRFLGASGLKVPVLSFGTGTFGGSGAFFEAWGASDVAEATRLVDICLDAGLTMFDSADVYSGGKAEEILGQAIKGRRDKVLISTKGGFRTGPGPNETGSSRFHLTETIHNSLRRLGTDYIDLFQLHSFDAFTPVEEVLQTLDDFVRAGKIRYVGCSNFSGWHLMKSLAAAEKYGLPRYVAHQAYYSLIGRDYEWELMPLGLDQKVGAVVWSPLGWGRLTGKIRRGQPLPESSRLQSKVVVDNGPPVDDEYLYGVVDVLDQLAEETGKTVPQLALNWLLQRPTVATLVVGARNEEQLKQNLGAVGWNLTAEQVARLDAASNKTKTYPYWHQDGFDRNPFPT encoded by the coding sequence ATGGAATACCGATTTTTAGGGGCCTCGGGCCTCAAGGTCCCGGTCCTCAGCTTTGGCACCGGCACGTTCGGCGGCAGCGGCGCGTTCTTTGAGGCATGGGGCGCGAGCGATGTGGCGGAGGCGACCCGCCTGGTGGATATCTGCCTCGATGCCGGGCTGACGATGTTCGACTCCGCGGATGTCTACTCCGGGGGCAAGGCGGAGGAGATTCTGGGTCAAGCGATCAAAGGCCGCCGCGATAAGGTGCTGATCTCGACCAAGGGCGGCTTTCGCACCGGCCCCGGCCCCAACGAGACCGGCTCGTCGCGCTTTCACCTCACGGAGACGATCCACAACAGCCTGCGGCGCCTGGGCACGGACTACATCGATCTCTTCCAGCTCCATAGCTTCGATGCCTTCACGCCCGTGGAGGAGGTGCTCCAGACCCTCGACGATTTTGTACGCGCGGGCAAGATTCGCTATGTCGGCTGCTCGAACTTCTCGGGCTGGCACCTGATGAAGTCGCTGGCCGCGGCGGAGAAGTACGGCCTGCCGCGTTATGTGGCGCACCAGGCCTACTATTCCCTCATTGGCCGCGACTACGAGTGGGAGCTGATGCCCCTGGGCCTCGACCAGAAAGTCGGGGCCGTGGTCTGGAGCCCGCTGGGCTGGGGCCGCCTGACCGGGAAGATTCGCCGCGGCCAGCCGCTCCCGGAGAGCAGCCGCCTCCAGTCCAAAGTGGTGGTCGACAATGGCCCGCCCGTGGACGATGAGTACCTCTATGGCGTGGTGGATGTCCTCGATCAGCTCGCCGAGGAGACCGGCAAGACCGTCCCGCAGCTCGCGCTCAACTGGCTCCTGCAACGCCCGACGGTCGCGACTCTGGTGGTTGGGGCGCGCAACGAGGAGCAGCTCAAGCAGAACCTCGGGGCGGTCGGCTGGAACCTGACTGCGGAGCAAGTGGCGCGCCTGGATGCGGCGAGCAACAAGACCAAGACCTATCCCTACTGGCACCAGGACGGGTTTGATCGGAACCCGTTCCCGACGTAA
- a CDS encoding type II toxin-antitoxin system RelE/ParE family toxin, protein MTWVVLRTERAEIDIDQLASRVARLRGPEYVGRWDEGLSVAIDSLADFPGPRSFPRNIEESERRRAEVRVRLYNGPDKKPATSVACHIFFALYDPTQGEETGRVLVLRVIGTRTQAASDVLKGTDSSNDEP, encoded by the coding sequence ATGACCTGGGTGGTTTTAAGGACAGAGAGAGCGGAGATTGATATTGACCAACTCGCCTCTCGTGTTGCCCGTCTGCGTGGGCCTGAGTATGTCGGCAGATGGGACGAGGGTCTGAGCGTGGCGATTGATTCGCTGGCAGATTTCCCCGGCCCACGCTCCTTTCCACGGAACATTGAAGAGAGCGAGCGGCGGCGTGCTGAGGTGCGTGTGAGGCTCTACAACGGCCCGGACAAGAAGCCAGCCACCTCGGTGGCCTGCCATATCTTCTTTGCACTCTACGATCCCACGCAGGGAGAAGAGACAGGCCGCGTGCTAGTCTTGCGCGTGATCGGAACCCGAACACAAGCCGCAAGTGATGTGCTCAAGGGTACGGATTCGTCCAACGACGAGCCTTAG
- a CDS encoding YDG/SRA domain-containing protein: MSLSKRQYGEIPGYPEGHWFENRAALSQAGVHRPPMNGICGSASEPAESIVLSGGYEDDEDLGNELIYTGEGGNDPQTKKQVFDQQLIRGNAALVKNLLEGVPIRVVRGASHRHELSPSSGYVYAGLYRVERYWQDRGKSGFLIWRFRLSKVGLKGAFQIREPKEEYGPTKRVAAIVSRIVRTTALANRVKQMHNYTCQVCGVRLETPGGPYAEAAHIRPLGRPHHGPDIITNILCLCANCHLLFDTGAITIDDDLTVTGTQQRLRTVLGHHIRADFLQYHRQCYLRPEEYSSPDTET, translated from the coding sequence ATGTCCCTCAGTAAACGCCAGTATGGTGAAATACCGGGTTATCCTGAGGGGCACTGGTTTGAAAATCGTGCAGCTCTCAGCCAAGCAGGAGTTCATCGTCCCCCGATGAATGGTATTTGTGGTAGTGCGAGTGAGCCCGCAGAATCAATCGTTCTCTCGGGTGGCTACGAGGACGATGAGGACCTTGGCAATGAGCTGATCTACACGGGTGAGGGGGGAAACGATCCCCAAACAAAGAAGCAAGTCTTCGATCAACAGCTTATTCGGGGTAATGCAGCCTTAGTAAAAAATCTATTGGAGGGAGTGCCCATCCGAGTTGTCCGTGGAGCCAGTCATCGCCATGAGCTATCTCCCTCCTCCGGTTACGTCTATGCTGGTCTCTACCGCGTCGAGAGGTATTGGCAGGATAGGGGTAAGTCAGGATTTCTGATCTGGCGTTTCCGTCTGAGTAAGGTTGGCTTAAAAGGCGCGTTTCAGATTCGCGAGCCAAAAGAAGAGTACGGTCCAACCAAGCGCGTAGCAGCAATAGTCTCACGCATTGTACGGACAACAGCTCTGGCGAATCGAGTTAAGCAGATGCATAACTACACGTGCCAAGTATGCGGAGTCCGTCTTGAAACTCCAGGAGGCCCCTATGCAGAAGCAGCACATATTCGTCCTCTCGGCCGCCCCCATCATGGCCCAGACATAATAACCAATATCTTATGTCTGTGCGCAAACTGTCATCTCTTGTTTGACACAGGAGCGATCACGATCGACGATGACCTGACAGTAACAGGAACACAACAACGTCTGAGAACAGTGCTAGGGCATCACATCCGAGCGGATTTCTTACAATACCACCGGCAGTGTTACTTGCGGCCAGAAGAGTATAGTTCCCCAGATACGGAAACATAA
- a CDS encoding MFS transporter, whose product MSVASHDDKNLKWYQGIPKYSWMVLIIAALGWLFDAMDQNLFNMVRAPSVKALLELTGLAGKELDDAAKLVGAQLTATFLVGWAFGGFIFGMIGDKLGRTRTMMLTILIYAVFTGLNGLVQNLPQYFICRFITALGVGGEFAAGAALVAEVWPNRSRPMALGTLQALSAIGNMGAAVVNLLAGADWRVVYFVGAAPALMVLWIRSSVKEPEAWHEAKEKAATTGEIGNIASLFSDPTLRKNTIAGTLIALAGVGGLWGVGFFLPDLIRTVLGPNVAAMDAVAGKKQLGQWVSIAFIFQNVGAFLGMFGYAALSERVGRKPALALFLLLAYGSIQLAFWGVRDLNTAYVLSFVLGFCALAPFSAFAVYFPELYPTRLRATGIGFCYNCARLLAAAAPFALGGLAKAFNSPTDPAYGFRIAAAIVASIYIFGFVGLAFAPETKGKPLPE is encoded by the coding sequence ATGAGTGTTGCCTCTCACGACGACAAGAACCTGAAGTGGTACCAGGGAATCCCGAAGTACTCCTGGATGGTGCTGATTATCGCGGCACTGGGCTGGCTCTTTGATGCGATGGACCAGAATCTCTTCAATATGGTCCGGGCTCCCTCGGTCAAGGCGCTCCTGGAGCTGACCGGCCTCGCAGGGAAAGAGCTGGACGATGCCGCCAAGCTGGTGGGGGCGCAGCTGACCGCGACCTTTCTGGTGGGCTGGGCCTTCGGGGGCTTTATCTTTGGGATGATCGGCGACAAGCTGGGGCGTACCCGGACGATGATGCTGACGATCCTGATCTACGCGGTCTTCACCGGGCTCAATGGGCTGGTGCAGAACCTGCCGCAGTACTTTATCTGTCGCTTCATCACCGCCCTCGGGGTGGGCGGGGAGTTTGCCGCCGGTGCCGCGCTGGTCGCGGAGGTCTGGCCCAACCGCTCCCGCCCGATGGCCCTGGGAACCCTGCAAGCCCTCTCCGCAATCGGGAACATGGGCGCGGCCGTGGTGAACCTCCTGGCCGGTGCCGACTGGCGCGTGGTCTACTTCGTGGGAGCCGCCCCAGCCCTGATGGTGCTCTGGATTCGCTCGTCGGTGAAGGAGCCCGAGGCGTGGCACGAGGCCAAGGAGAAGGCGGCAACTACCGGAGAGATCGGCAATATCGCCTCACTCTTCAGCGATCCGACTCTTCGCAAGAACACGATCGCCGGAACCCTGATCGCTCTCGCCGGTGTGGGTGGGCTCTGGGGCGTGGGCTTCTTCCTCCCCGACCTGATCCGCACGGTGCTGGGGCCCAATGTCGCGGCGATGGACGCTGTCGCGGGCAAGAAGCAGCTCGGGCAGTGGGTGAGTATCGCGTTTATCTTCCAGAATGTCGGGGCGTTTCTGGGGATGTTTGGCTACGCCGCCCTGAGTGAGCGGGTGGGCCGCAAGCCTGCGCTGGCGCTCTTCCTGCTCCTGGCCTACGGCTCGATCCAGCTTGCCTTCTGGGGCGTCCGCGACCTCAACACCGCCTACGTCCTCTCGTTCGTGCTGGGCTTCTGCGCCCTGGCCCCCTTCTCGGCGTTTGCGGTCTACTTCCCCGAGCTCTACCCCACCCGGCTCCGCGCCACGGGGATCGGGTTCTGCTACAACTGCGCCCGCCTGCTGGCCGCCGCCGCACCGTTCGCGCTGGGAGGGCTCGCCAAGGCCTTCAACAGCCCCACCGACCCCGCCTACGGCTTCCGAATCGCCGCCGCCATCGTCGCCAGCATCTATATCTTCGGCTTTGTCGGGCTCGCCTTCGCCCCGGAGACCAAAGGGAAGCCCCTGCCCGAGTAA